The genomic stretch ATATACCCATGGCGTTATTATCCATAAAATCAATCAAGGAGTATCTCTGTCGGTATCGGATTTCTTCCCAGCAGGTTCACGGGCGGAAGTCCTCGTTTGAATGAATATTTATTGATCCGGTTAATGACCAACTTAATGACTTCGTCCGCAGTTCCGGTTTCCTTCAGCTGATTTAGATCACGAACTTCTTTTTCAATCAAGAGATACAGCAACTCGTCGGCCTTTTTATAAGTCAATCCCAATTCATCTTCATCTGTCTGACCCGGCCATAAATCAGCGGTAGGCTTCTTTTTGATAATTTCCGGTGGAACCTCTAAATATTCTGCCATGGCCCACACCTCGCCTTTATAAAGGCCGCCAAGAGGATTCAGGGAGCAGGCGTTATCTCCGTACCAGGTCGCGTAGCCCAAACAAATTTCAGTTTTGTTGGATGTGCCCAAAACCAGACGATTATCTCGGGCCGAAATATCAAAAAGAACCGACATCCGTTCCCGGGCGCATTTATTACCGCGTCGCAATGAAGAAACGTCATTATTACCGAAGTAGGCGTCCACCATCGGCGATATATCCACCTTTTCAAACGATATACCCAGTTTATTCGCCAGATTAATAGCGTCATTTTTTGATTCTGGAGAAGACCTCTTGTAGGGCATGATTACACCCAATATATTTTCAGCCCCAACGGCTTTTGATCCCAGCGCCGCCGATACTGATGAGTCAACCCCGCCGGAAAGGCCTATGATTAGGCGATTGATGCCGACTTCATTAGTATAATCCCTT from Candidatus Zixiibacteriota bacterium encodes the following:
- a CDS encoding NAD+ synthase, which produces MIDIKGSVEILTEFIRDYTNEVGINRLIIGLSGGVDSSVSAALGSKAVGAENILGVIMPYKRSSPESKNDAINLANKLGISFEKVDISPMVDAYFGNNDVSSLRRGNKCARERMSVLFDISARDNRLVLGTSNKTEICLGYATWYGDNACSLNPLGGLYKGEVWAMAEYLEVPPEIIKKKPTADLWPGQTDEDELGLTYKKADELLYLLIEKEVRDLNQLKETGTADEVIKLVINRINKYSFKRGLPPVNLLGRNPIPTEILLD